The Cyclobacteriaceae bacterium DNA segment TTCATTTTCTTTTTGCGCCACCTCGTATTGTGTTTCCAATTGAGAAATGCGGAGCTTAACTTCTTTCCCTTCCAGCAAATCTGTTAGTTCATGCTGACGACTCAATTGTTTATAGGCTTCTTCATAATTCTTTTCCTGAAGGTAAAATTCTTTCAGGAACGTAACGGCATTCAGTTCGCTGATCAACTCACCGCTGGCTTGTGCCTGGGCTACACTCTCCTGTAGTTTTTGCAGCGCAAGTGATTTCCGGGTTTGATCTTCATTGGCCTGTTGCGTGTAGATGCGCCCTTTTTCGGCCGAGATAAATGCATCGTATCGTGTTATGCTAATTGTTTTAAAAATTTTTTCACCCTTATCGAAATAGTTGAGTGCTTCCTGCAAGCGATTCATTTTCTGATAAATCTTTCCCAGGTTTACGTAGTTCATTCCAATTTCCTCCTGTTGCTGCAGTTCTTCGTTTATTTTTAACGATTGATACTGAAATTCCAATGCCTGCGCAAAACGTTCAGTGTCCATAAATACGTTAGCCAGATTATTATACATCACGGCAATGCCACGTTTGTCATTGCGTTTAATGCGTAACGCAAGAGACTTCTGAAAATACTGTTCGGCTTTAGCATAATCTTTTTGCTCGTAAAAAATATTTCCTAACGCGTTATAGCAAAAAGAAAGGCCAATCTCATTGTTGATTTCCTCAAACAACGCCAGTGCTTTAAATATTGATTCTTCGCGTTTCGTTGCCTGATTAATGCGGGCGTATACATTTGACATGTTCAGGTAATTGCCGGCCATTCTTTCTTTTCCGATAACGGCCTCCCCGAGTGCAGCATTTTGCTCATAAGCGGCCAATGCTTCTGCATAATTTCCGTAATTGTTATTGAATACACCCCACCCCGTCAGGTAGGTTGAAAGCGCTTTGTTATTTGGATTTTTGTCGAGGTAATTTTTGGCCTGATTAAAAAAATACAAGGCACTGTCGCGGTTACCAGTTGAAGAATACACGCCTGCCATTCGAACGTAGGCGGCACTTATCCAATTACCGGGCACTCCACTTTCATGCAATGCAATGGCTTCTTTGAAGTACCTGCGGGCTTTGATATTATCATTTCGCTCGTTGGCAATACCAAGGTTAACGAGCGTTCTGGCGTGGCTTGAATCATTCAAGTTCTTATTGACAATGTTGAGCATGCTGTCAATTCTGCTTTGTGCAACGAGCTGGAAGGAAATCAGAAGAAAGAGGAGGATCAGGCGCGGCATGGGGCTTTTGTAATTTACCAAGATAAGCAATCAACCTGAACCGTCCATAAAAGCTGGACGATTGAAATTGCCTTATTGGAAAACTCATGTTTCAAGGTTTTTCCTTAGTTTTGAGTACTTTTTAAACTTATCGATGGCTCAGAATACCTATAAATCAAACACATTTAAAAAACCTGAGAAAGAGAGAAAAAGCAAGGCATCCAAGAACAACAAATTCAATTTTGATTTTTTTACTGATCCGCGTTTCGGGTTGGCGTTCGGTTTTGTAATTCTTATCTCGGCAGTTTTTTTGTTCATCGCATTTGTGTCGTACCTGTTTACAGGTAAGGCTGATCATAGTGTGGTAGAAGGAGTGGCACAGGGCGGCTTATTGGAATCAGCCCTTGAGACCGAAAACTGGCTAGGGTTGTATGGCGCCATGGCATCCCATTACTTTATTTTTCGTTGGTTTGGGGTATCGGCTTTTCTGGTGCCATTCGTATTGTTTTTACTCGGCTTCAAGTTGGCATTTAAGCGGGCTTTGTTGCCAATATCAAGTTCACTGATTTTCAGCGTATTCACCAGCCTGTGGCTGTGCCTGCTGTTTGGGTACTTAACCCTGAATGTGGATGGTGTAATAGAATGGAGTTTTCTCGGTGGTGGCTTGGGTTACCAGATGGCCATGATCTCGCACGGCTTATTGGGCTGGGGAACGTTTCTGCTGCTCGTGCTCTCGTTGTTCCTATTCATCATTTTCTTTTTTAATGTAACCTCTATTCCGGCATTTCTTCCGGCTGATCCAAAGCCCATGGGCAATGATGCCATCATAA contains these protein-coding regions:
- a CDS encoding tetratricopeptide repeat protein, with amino-acid sequence MPRLILLFLLISFQLVAQSRIDSMLNIVNKNLNDSSHARTLVNLGIANERNDNIKARRYFKEAIALHESGVPGNWISAAYVRMAGVYSSTGNRDSALYFFNQAKNYLDKNPNNKALSTYLTGWGVFNNNYGNYAEALAAYEQNAALGEAVIGKERMAGNYLNMSNVYARINQATKREESIFKALALFEEINNEIGLSFCYNALGNIFYEQKDYAKAEQYFQKSLALRIKRNDKRGIAVMYNNLANVFMDTERFAQALEFQYQSLKINEELQQQEEIGMNYVNLGKIYQKMNRLQEALNYFDKGEKIFKTISITRYDAFISAEKGRIYTQQANEDQTRKSLALQKLQESVAQAQASGELISELNAVTFLKEFYLQEKNYEEAYKQLSRQHELTDLLEGKEVKLRISQLETQYEVAQKENEIALLKAQQQVQEAELDRQRAKQTIIGIALISVIIISSLLVNRYRVVNRTRRQLEIEKMRSNIARDLHDDLGSTLSSINIISQIGLTQQNGNAGTHFKRIHEQSGRMMESMSDIVWAINPENDTLEKLIIKMKEFAAEILEPKGITIHFQMPEQANHIHLNAEKRKNLFLIFKEAVNNAAKYSEGSEVQVTLTHANDMLTLLVTDNGKGFEEATVKAGNGLRNMESRAREMHARLQRKSSLDHGTEVLVEIPLT